A portion of the Hyalangium minutum genome contains these proteins:
- a CDS encoding VIT and vWA domain-containing protein, with amino-acid sequence MYAPHRLLLLAAVLLPMLASAQGLLLPTTPNARPLAIKTQRVTVEIQDGTAVTRVEQTFQNDSPSQLEAHYIFPLPKGAALSEFYLWVNGKKTKGEVLEKEKATTIYEGIVRRLADPGLLEYVDSDVFRMRVFPVPARGEQKVELAFSQVLNYSSGLYHYHYPLGATAKAQPSDWRLVEGKATRDFTFSAKVNTKTPLRSIYSPTHQMDVSRRGESSAIVGLEQVGGADLSKDLDLYYSVSDKAVGLSLLTYKQGDEPGYFIALIAPKTEVSPNEIGAKRVTFVIDTSGSMQGERMKIAKDALKYCVTRLNPQDTFNVVRFSTDVEPLFTALKPANKENIQKAVSFVDQMEALGGTAIDEALVRGLQDNDGKSPNPHLLLFITDGQPTIGETDETVIAQHAKDGRKTKTRLFTFGVGEDLNARLLDRLAAEGTGTSDFVRDGKEFETKVSGFYDKVSNPVLADLALEMSSIDAYDLYPRKLPDLFKGTQLVVMGRYRKSGDAKVVLTGYVNGDKRTFEYGTTAPREATRDDFIPRLWAIRKVGFLLEEIRLRGERPELRDEVITLGKKFGIVTPYTSYLVVEDEPVVANRPPPPPVMRPWDDQPPRPEPRPMRMEEASKAADGDSFDDLFGSSRGARAGGAAAPSAAAPAPAESMTVAEGKGAVAVSRATKKMKEQERGPSASEPVRVAAGRTYLFRDGGWIDAEALTNPGKQLKVKFLSKAYFELLQVRPDLKAAFALGDRVVVVVAKGKSVIVGPEGEQEPDKIRAFLK; translated from the coding sequence GTGTACGCCCCTCATCGTCTGTTGCTGCTCGCCGCCGTCCTGCTGCCGATGCTTGCCTCGGCCCAGGGCCTGCTGCTGCCCACCACGCCCAACGCGCGGCCCCTGGCCATCAAGACACAGCGCGTCACGGTGGAGATCCAGGACGGCACCGCCGTCACCCGCGTGGAGCAGACGTTCCAGAACGACAGCCCGTCGCAGCTGGAGGCCCACTACATCTTCCCACTGCCCAAGGGGGCCGCGCTCTCCGAGTTCTACCTGTGGGTCAACGGCAAGAAGACCAAGGGCGAGGTGCTGGAGAAGGAGAAGGCCACCACCATCTATGAGGGCATCGTCCGGCGGCTCGCGGATCCTGGGCTGCTCGAGTACGTGGACTCGGACGTGTTCCGCATGCGCGTCTTCCCGGTGCCCGCCCGGGGCGAGCAGAAGGTGGAGCTCGCCTTCAGCCAGGTGCTCAACTACTCCAGCGGCCTCTACCACTACCACTACCCGCTCGGGGCCACCGCCAAGGCGCAGCCCTCGGACTGGCGGCTCGTGGAGGGCAAGGCCACCCGCGACTTCACCTTCAGCGCCAAGGTGAACACGAAGACGCCGCTGCGCAGCATCTACTCGCCCACGCACCAGATGGACGTGTCCCGCCGGGGCGAGTCCTCCGCCATCGTCGGCCTGGAGCAGGTGGGCGGCGCGGATCTCTCCAAGGATCTGGACCTGTACTACTCGGTCTCGGACAAGGCGGTGGGCCTGTCGCTGCTGACCTACAAGCAAGGGGACGAGCCCGGCTACTTCATCGCGCTCATCGCCCCGAAGACGGAGGTGAGCCCCAACGAGATCGGCGCCAAGCGCGTCACCTTCGTCATCGACACCTCCGGCTCCATGCAGGGCGAGCGCATGAAGATCGCCAAGGATGCGCTCAAGTACTGCGTCACCCGGCTCAACCCCCAGGACACCTTCAACGTGGTGCGCTTCTCCACGGACGTGGAGCCGCTCTTCACCGCGCTCAAGCCCGCCAACAAGGAGAACATCCAGAAGGCCGTCTCCTTCGTGGATCAGATGGAGGCCTTGGGCGGCACCGCCATCGACGAGGCGCTGGTGCGCGGTCTCCAGGACAATGACGGCAAGTCCCCCAACCCGCACCTGCTCCTCTTCATCACCGATGGCCAGCCCACCATCGGCGAGACGGATGAGACCGTCATCGCCCAGCACGCCAAGGACGGCCGCAAGACGAAGACGCGCCTGTTCACCTTCGGCGTCGGCGAGGACCTGAACGCGCGCCTGCTGGACCGGCTCGCCGCCGAGGGCACCGGTACCTCGGACTTCGTCCGCGACGGCAAGGAGTTCGAGACGAAGGTCTCCGGCTTCTACGACAAGGTCAGCAACCCCGTGCTGGCGGACCTGGCGCTCGAGATGAGCTCCATCGACGCGTATGATCTCTACCCGCGCAAGCTGCCGGACCTGTTCAAGGGCACGCAGCTGGTGGTGATGGGCCGGTACCGCAAGTCAGGGGACGCCAAGGTGGTGCTCACCGGCTACGTGAACGGCGACAAGCGCACCTTCGAGTACGGCACCACCGCGCCGCGCGAGGCCACGCGCGACGACTTCATCCCCCGGCTGTGGGCCATCCGCAAGGTGGGCTTCCTGCTGGAGGAGATCCGCCTGCGCGGCGAGCGCCCCGAGCTGCGCGACGAGGTCATCACCCTGGGCAAGAAGTTCGGCATCGTGACGCCGTACACCAGCTACCTCGTGGTGGAGGACGAGCCCGTGGTGGCCAACCGCCCCCCGCCGCCGCCGGTCATGCGCCCGTGGGATGACCAACCGCCGCGCCCCGAGCCCCGTCCCATGAGGATGGAGGAGGCCTCGAAGGCGGCGGATGGTGACAGCTTCGACGATCTCTTCGGCAGCTCTCGGGGTGCCCGCGCGGGCGGGGCCGCGGCTCCCAGCGCCGCCGCACCTGCGCCCGCGGAGTCCATGACGGTGGCCGAGGGCAAGGGCGCCGTGGCCGTCTCTCGCGCCACGAAGAAGATGAAGGAGCAGGAGCGCGGACCGTCCGCGAGCGAGCCGGTGCGCGTGGCAGCGGGCCGCACGTACCTGTTCCGGGACGGGGGCTGGATCGACGCGGAGGCGCTCACCAACCCGGGCAAGCAGCTCAAGGTGAAGTTCCTGTCCAAGGCCTACTTCGAGCTGCTCCAGGTCCGGCCCGATCTCAAGGCGGCCTTCGCCCTGGGCGATCGGGTGGTGGTGGTGGTGGCCAAGGGCAAGAGCGTCATCGTCGGCCCCGAGGGCGAGCAGGAGCCGGACAAGATCCGCGCCTTCCTGAAGTAG
- a CDS encoding PilZ domain-containing protein translates to MAEKRQHRRFKKRYTVRFGTTDLSMSGVTGDISKGGAFILTRDVIPLDTRVHLQVQLDSTNFVLFEGIVQRHRKVPPELRQVDPGGFGVRFLYPGEVVADIVNKDTTTFEMHYTTVDQLRAAYERELRMGGAFISTDKPLRIQDKVLLSLCLDFAGATVEQEATVVHITLPQGTTRAGVSVMFTDKKALEASLKPHLELESLPEK, encoded by the coding sequence ATGGCGGAGAAGCGGCAGCACCGGCGGTTCAAGAAGCGCTACACGGTCCGGTTCGGCACGACAGATCTCTCGATGTCCGGCGTCACCGGGGACATCTCCAAGGGCGGAGCCTTCATCCTCACGCGCGACGTCATCCCGCTGGACACGCGGGTGCACCTGCAGGTGCAGCTGGACTCGACGAACTTCGTCCTGTTCGAGGGCATCGTGCAGCGGCACCGCAAGGTGCCTCCCGAGCTGCGACAGGTGGACCCCGGAGGCTTCGGGGTGCGCTTCCTCTACCCGGGCGAGGTGGTAGCGGACATCGTCAACAAGGACACCACCACCTTCGAGATGCACTACACCACCGTCGACCAGCTCCGAGCCGCCTACGAGCGGGAGCTGCGGATGGGCGGCGCGTTCATCTCCACGGACAAGCCGCTGCGCATCCAGGACAAGGTCCTCCTCTCCCTGTGCCTGGACTTCGCGGGAGCCACGGTAGAGCAGGAGGCCACGGTGGTGCACATCACCCTGCCCCAAGGCACCACCCGCGCCGGCGTCTCCGTCATGTTCACCGACAAGAAGGCGCTCGAGGCGAGCCTCAAGCCCCACCTGGAGCTCGAGTCCCTCCCCGAGAAGTAG
- a CDS encoding MBL fold metallo-hydrolase, with protein MEVQFFGVRGSIAVSGSRIGGNTACVEVTSQGHRLILDAGTGIRALGEQWMREGRNPRATLFFSHFHWDHVQGFPFFTPAYKPGTELTLYGPGPTGALDAQRVLAQQMEPPHFPVRLSAMHSKMTFASARHGRPIPVGPFLVTPFEVPHPQGCLAYRIEADGHVFVYATDVELSAASLPWEVARYLEGADVLCLDAQYTPDEYEGRIGIPKKGWGHSTMVDAAQVAKAVGARRLLLFHHEPSHSDSMVERMAQEACNTFAASEPAREGQRIFLGPSSPSPVKKADFQASPDVPEWRVRPDPERSTLVHWDGATPLRPS; from the coding sequence ATGGAGGTCCAGTTTTTCGGAGTCCGAGGCAGCATCGCTGTCTCAGGCTCACGCATTGGCGGCAACACCGCCTGCGTCGAAGTCACCAGTCAGGGTCACCGCCTCATCCTGGATGCTGGCACCGGCATCCGCGCGCTCGGCGAGCAATGGATGCGCGAGGGCCGCAATCCCAGAGCCACCCTCTTCTTCTCCCACTTCCACTGGGATCACGTGCAGGGCTTCCCCTTCTTCACGCCCGCGTACAAGCCTGGCACGGAGCTCACGCTCTACGGCCCGGGGCCCACGGGAGCGCTGGACGCCCAGCGGGTGCTCGCCCAGCAGATGGAGCCACCTCATTTCCCAGTGAGGCTGTCCGCCATGCACTCGAAGATGACGTTCGCCTCGGCGAGGCACGGCCGCCCCATCCCAGTCGGCCCGTTCCTCGTCACGCCCTTCGAGGTGCCACACCCGCAGGGCTGCCTGGCCTACCGCATCGAGGCCGACGGCCACGTCTTCGTCTACGCCACGGATGTCGAGCTCTCCGCCGCCTCGCTCCCGTGGGAGGTGGCACGGTACCTCGAGGGCGCCGACGTGCTGTGCCTCGACGCCCAGTACACCCCGGACGAGTACGAGGGCCGCATCGGCATTCCGAAGAAAGGCTGGGGCCACTCGACCATGGTGGACGCGGCGCAGGTGGCCAAGGCCGTGGGCGCGCGGCGGCTGCTGCTCTTCCACCATGAGCCCTCGCACAGCGACAGCATGGTGGAGCGCATGGCGCAGGAGGCCTGCAACACCTTCGCGGCCTCGGAGCCCGCGCGCGAGGGCCAGCGCATCTTCCTCGGGCCGAGCTCCCCCTCGCCTGTCAAGAAAGCAGACTTCCAGGCCAGCCCAGATGTTCCGGAATGGCGCGTACGTCCTGATCCAGAGCGATCCACTCTGGTGCACTGGGACGGTGCAACCCCACTCCGCCCCTCGTGA
- a CDS encoding TolC family protein yields MLIARPSLAALLCAWLASSAQEAAAQTPDTAETTQTPRNPESGARPLEEASGEPLTLERAVSLATERNETALAAQRRAEAADARVARARAFFFPELTVVGTYTRRLNQTVREVGGEQVVVQAFNALGATATARVSLLDARGFPLYRQARLEGEAAELDAREARRLVGFEAADAFLSTLGNQQVYEAAKRRLEFARQSLQDAKARAEAGLASTNDVTRAELEVSTAEVQLASARGSADTSRIELGYLLVSPVEGALALPEPLLAQAAGMTGQPAGLEQEAQARRLDILSAKLKVEAQEAYAREPLARLFPTLGLSGQYRLTNETGLAGRRGDGFLALDLTWNLFDGGERYADRRERVALAQALELEATARTRRVGVDLQRAQVQLSNAQAALRQSELAASQARRNAEETGILYRQGLSTALAVADASLRLFEAEVAMAQARYTLGVALLDLRAALGLDPLGKEP; encoded by the coding sequence ATGTTGATTGCTCGACCCTCCCTCGCCGCCCTGCTGTGCGCGTGGCTCGCCTCGAGCGCGCAAGAGGCAGCAGCGCAGACCCCTGACACCGCGGAGACGACCCAGACGCCGCGGAACCCCGAGTCCGGAGCGCGCCCCCTGGAAGAGGCCTCCGGAGAGCCCCTCACCTTGGAGCGCGCCGTGTCGCTCGCCACCGAGCGCAATGAGACGGCGCTGGCGGCCCAGCGCCGCGCCGAGGCCGCAGACGCGCGGGTGGCTCGGGCCCGGGCCTTCTTCTTCCCCGAGCTGACCGTGGTCGGCACCTATACCCGCCGCCTGAACCAGACGGTGCGTGAAGTCGGTGGCGAGCAGGTGGTGGTCCAGGCGTTCAATGCGCTTGGTGCCACGGCCACCGCGCGGGTGTCGCTGCTCGATGCTCGCGGCTTTCCTCTCTACCGGCAGGCCCGGCTGGAGGGCGAGGCGGCCGAGCTGGATGCCCGGGAGGCTCGCCGGCTGGTGGGCTTCGAGGCCGCGGATGCCTTCCTCTCCACGCTGGGCAATCAGCAGGTCTACGAGGCCGCCAAGCGGCGGCTCGAGTTCGCACGCCAGAGCCTGCAGGACGCCAAGGCCCGCGCCGAGGCGGGGCTCGCCAGCACCAACGACGTGACCCGTGCCGAGCTCGAGGTCTCCACCGCCGAGGTGCAGCTGGCCTCGGCCCGAGGCTCCGCTGATACGAGCCGCATCGAGCTGGGCTACCTCCTCGTTTCTCCCGTGGAAGGAGCGCTGGCCTTGCCGGAGCCGCTGCTGGCCCAGGCGGCGGGGATGACCGGCCAGCCCGCGGGGCTGGAGCAGGAGGCTCAGGCGCGGCGCCTCGACATTCTCTCCGCGAAGCTCAAGGTGGAGGCCCAGGAAGCCTACGCCCGTGAGCCCTTGGCCCGCTTGTTCCCCACGCTCGGGCTGAGCGGGCAGTACCGCCTCACCAACGAGACGGGCCTCGCTGGGCGCCGGGGCGATGGGTTCCTGGCGCTCGATCTGACGTGGAACCTCTTCGATGGGGGCGAGCGCTACGCCGACCGCCGTGAGCGCGTGGCGCTGGCTCAGGCCTTGGAGCTGGAGGCCACCGCCCGTACCCGCCGCGTGGGCGTGGATCTGCAGCGCGCCCAGGTGCAGCTCAGCAACGCCCAGGCTGCCCTGCGGCAGAGCGAGCTGGCTGCCTCCCAAGCGCGAAGGAACGCGGAAGAGACAGGGATCCTTTATAGGCAAGGACTGTCCACGGCCCTGGCGGTCGCGGACGCCTCGCTGCGCCTGTTCGAGGCGGAGGTGGCCATGGCCCAGGCCCGCTACACCCTGGGTGTGGCGCTGTTGGATTTGCGCGCCGCGTTGGGACTCGATCCTCTGGGGAAGGAGCCGTGA
- a CDS encoding efflux RND transporter permease subunit: MSITEACIKKPVFAWMLMAATIVFGLVAAHRIGISQFPDVDFPTINISVTWEGASPESIESDVVEPIEEAVMQVEGVKSLTSTARQGSGSITVELDLSRNVDLALQDVTTKVSQAQRRLPNDVDPPVVSKTNPEDQPIMWLGLSGPYSPQMLSDYANYRVKEKLQTVEGVGEVTLGGSLERNVRIWVDSQKLDARGLTVTEVIAALNREHVELPAGRIETEGREVNVRVMGEALNLETLRDIIVRQQDGATVYLHDVALVEDGFADVRRLSRVDGNPAQGMGIRKQRGANAVAVAAGVHAALDELRKELPEGMQLGINFDSTRFIEESVHEIEFELLLACLLTALVCWMFLGSLSSTLNVVLAIPMSLLGTVAVIYFLGFTLNTFTLLGLALAVGIVVDDAIMVLENIYRHAEMGKDRVRAAREGTSEITFAALAATLAVVAIFIPVIFMKGIVGKFFLQFGVTLCVAVLLSYLEAITLAPARCAQLLKASREHRGRVGQAVDRGFEKLEGLYARVLDKTLKRPGWVLLASVVVLAGSVFVFQALQSEFVPSQDQSRLMIRLQTAVGSSLEETNQLFQKAENYLATRPEVTRVFAVVGGMGGSGVNTGNLMVTLVPPDQRMPQAELQQIVRKELNSYPGLRAVVQDLSQSGFTAQRGFPVEFSVRGSDWDKLVEASHEMREKLQASGKVVDVDTDYQLGMPELRILPDRARAADLGVSIEAVAATINSLVGGVRVGKYNAGGRRIDVRLRLLADQRSRPEDLAALKVRTASGALVPLSSLVQQEERPALQAITRRERERAISIFANVAPNSSQQEAIAFVEKAAKEMPGGTRVVLGGASVAFRESMGSLLFALFLGIGVAYMVLASQFNSFLHPVTVLTILPLSVAGAAFALGITGATLNIFSMIGLLLLMGIVKKNSIILVDYALQQREQGADAVEAMRRAGPVRLRPIMMTSIATMMAAVPAALALGAGSETRQPMSIAVLGGLSVSTLLSLVVVPAFYVVADRYKEKLFRRRFFREVEESPKEKPSTAEG; the protein is encoded by the coding sequence ATGAGCATCACCGAAGCCTGCATCAAGAAGCCTGTCTTCGCGTGGATGTTGATGGCGGCCACCATCGTCTTCGGACTGGTGGCGGCGCATCGCATCGGCATCAGCCAGTTTCCGGACGTGGACTTCCCCACCATCAACATCTCCGTGACGTGGGAGGGTGCCTCTCCCGAGTCCATCGAGAGCGACGTGGTGGAGCCCATCGAGGAAGCGGTGATGCAGGTGGAGGGCGTCAAGTCCCTCACCTCCACCGCCCGCCAGGGCAGCGGCTCCATCACCGTGGAACTGGACCTCTCGCGCAACGTGGATCTGGCGCTCCAGGACGTGACGACGAAGGTGAGCCAAGCGCAGCGGCGGCTCCCCAATGACGTGGATCCGCCGGTCGTCTCCAAGACGAACCCGGAGGACCAGCCCATCATGTGGCTGGGGCTGTCCGGTCCCTACTCGCCGCAGATGTTGAGCGACTACGCCAACTACCGCGTGAAGGAGAAGCTGCAGACGGTGGAGGGCGTGGGCGAGGTGACGTTGGGCGGCTCGCTCGAGCGCAACGTGCGCATCTGGGTGGACTCCCAGAAGCTGGATGCCCGTGGGCTCACCGTCACGGAGGTCATCGCCGCGCTGAACCGCGAGCACGTGGAGCTGCCCGCGGGCCGCATCGAGACCGAGGGCCGTGAGGTCAACGTCCGCGTCATGGGCGAGGCGCTCAACCTGGAGACGCTGCGCGACATCATCGTCCGGCAACAGGACGGGGCCACCGTCTACCTGCACGATGTGGCGCTGGTGGAGGACGGCTTCGCGGACGTGCGCCGCCTGTCCCGCGTGGATGGCAACCCCGCCCAGGGCATGGGCATCCGCAAGCAGCGTGGCGCCAACGCTGTTGCCGTGGCCGCGGGCGTCCACGCCGCACTGGACGAGCTGCGCAAGGAGCTGCCCGAGGGCATGCAGCTGGGCATCAACTTCGACTCCACGCGCTTCATCGAGGAGAGCGTCCATGAGATCGAGTTCGAGCTGCTGCTGGCGTGCCTGCTGACGGCGCTGGTGTGCTGGATGTTCCTGGGCTCACTGTCCAGCACGCTCAACGTGGTGCTGGCCATCCCCATGTCGCTGCTGGGCACGGTGGCCGTCATCTACTTCCTGGGCTTCACGCTGAACACCTTCACCCTGCTGGGACTGGCGCTCGCGGTGGGCATCGTCGTGGACGACGCCATCATGGTGCTGGAGAACATCTACCGGCACGCGGAGATGGGGAAGGACCGGGTGCGCGCAGCGCGCGAGGGCACCTCGGAGATCACCTTCGCGGCCCTGGCGGCCACGCTCGCCGTGGTGGCCATCTTCATCCCCGTCATCTTCATGAAGGGGATCGTCGGCAAGTTCTTTCTCCAGTTCGGCGTCACTCTCTGCGTGGCCGTACTGCTGTCCTACCTGGAGGCCATCACCCTGGCCCCCGCGCGCTGCGCGCAGCTGCTCAAGGCCTCGCGCGAGCACCGCGGACGGGTAGGGCAGGCCGTGGATCGCGGCTTCGAGAAGCTCGAGGGGCTCTACGCGCGCGTGCTGGATAAGACGCTGAAGCGGCCGGGCTGGGTGCTGCTGGCCTCGGTGGTGGTGCTGGCCGGCTCGGTGTTCGTCTTCCAGGCGCTCCAGAGCGAGTTCGTCCCCTCGCAGGATCAGAGCCGGTTGATGATCCGCCTGCAGACGGCCGTGGGCAGCAGCCTGGAGGAGACGAACCAGCTCTTCCAGAAGGCTGAGAACTACCTCGCCACCCGGCCCGAGGTGACGCGCGTGTTCGCGGTGGTGGGCGGCATGGGTGGATCGGGCGTGAACACGGGCAACCTGATGGTGACCCTGGTGCCTCCGGATCAGCGCATGCCTCAGGCCGAGCTCCAGCAGATCGTCCGCAAGGAACTCAACTCGTACCCCGGCCTGCGCGCCGTGGTGCAGGACCTGTCGCAGAGCGGCTTCACCGCGCAGCGCGGCTTCCCCGTGGAGTTCAGCGTGCGCGGCTCGGACTGGGACAAGCTCGTCGAGGCCAGCCACGAGATGCGCGAGAAGCTCCAAGCCAGCGGCAAGGTGGTGGACGTGGACACGGACTACCAGCTCGGCATGCCGGAGCTGCGCATCCTCCCGGATCGCGCCCGAGCGGCGGACCTGGGCGTCTCCATCGAGGCCGTGGCTGCCACCATCAACTCCCTGGTGGGCGGGGTGCGCGTGGGCAAGTACAACGCCGGTGGGCGGCGCATCGACGTGCGGCTGCGGCTCCTGGCCGATCAGCGCTCGCGGCCCGAGGATCTCGCGGCCCTCAAGGTCCGCACCGCCAGCGGTGCACTGGTTCCGCTGTCCTCGCTCGTGCAGCAGGAAGAGCGCCCGGCGCTGCAGGCCATCACCCGCCGCGAGCGCGAGCGCGCCATCAGCATCTTCGCCAACGTGGCTCCGAACTCCAGCCAGCAGGAGGCCATTGCCTTCGTGGAGAAGGCCGCCAAGGAGATGCCCGGAGGCACCCGCGTGGTGCTCGGAGGCGCCAGCGTCGCCTTCCGCGAGTCCATGGGCAGCCTGCTGTTCGCGCTCTTCCTCGGGATCGGCGTGGCGTACATGGTGCTCGCTTCGCAGTTCAACTCGTTCCTGCACCCGGTGACGGTGCTCACCATCCTCCCGCTGTCCGTGGCAGGCGCCGCGTTTGCCCTGGGCATCACCGGCGCCACGCTCAACATCTTCTCCATGATCGGCCTGCTGCTGCTCATGGGCATCGTGAAGAAGAACTCCATCATCCTGGTGGACTACGCCCTGCAGCAGCGCGAGCAGGGCGCGGACGCGGTGGAGGCCATGCGGCGCGCGGGCCCGGTGCGGCTGCGGCCCATCATGATGACGTCTATCGCCACCATGATGGCGGCGGTGCCCGCGGCGCTGGCGCTGGGCGCGGGCAGCGAGACGCGTCAGCCCATGTCCATCGCGGTGCTCGGAGGGCTCTCCGTGTCGACGCTGCTGAGCCTCGTGGTGGTGCCGGCCTTCTACGTGGTGGCCGATCGCTATAAGGAGAAGCTGTTCCGCCGGCGCTTCTTCCGGGAGGTGGAGGAGTCTCCCAAGGAGAAGCCTTCCACCGCCGAGGGGTAG
- a CDS encoding MBL fold metallo-hydrolase produces the protein MEVRFFGVRGSIAVSGSRIGGNTACVEVTSQGHRLILDAGTGIRALGEHMMKEGPPQKATMFFSHLHWDHVQGFPFFTPAYLASTELTMYGPGANGGQALESVLSKQMEPPHFPVPLSILRSKMTFGSALHGKTIETGPFRVTPIDVPHPQGCLAYRIEADGHSFVYATDVELARDQLTPDVGRLLEGADALCLDAQYTPDEYSGKIGIPKKGWGHSTMVDAAQVAKAVDAKRLLLFHHDPAHNDDLVENMAEEARNHFFATEPAREGKRILFGAAANA, from the coding sequence ATGGAAGTCCGGTTCTTCGGTGTTCGGGGCAGCATCGCGGTGTCGGGGTCGCGGATCGGTGGCAACACGGCGTGCGTGGAGGTGACGAGCCAGGGGCACCGGCTCATCCTGGATGCGGGCACGGGCATCCGCGCGCTGGGCGAGCACATGATGAAGGAGGGCCCTCCGCAGAAAGCGACGATGTTCTTCTCGCACCTGCACTGGGATCACGTGCAGGGCTTCCCCTTCTTCACGCCCGCGTACCTGGCCTCCACCGAGCTGACCATGTACGGCCCGGGCGCCAACGGGGGCCAAGCGCTGGAGAGCGTGCTGTCCAAGCAGATGGAGCCGCCCCACTTCCCGGTGCCGCTGTCCATCCTGCGCTCGAAGATGACGTTCGGCTCGGCGCTGCACGGCAAGACGATCGAGACGGGCCCGTTCCGGGTGACGCCCATCGACGTGCCGCACCCGCAGGGCTGCCTGGCGTACCGCATCGAGGCGGATGGGCACTCGTTCGTGTACGCCACGGACGTGGAGCTGGCGCGCGACCAGCTGACGCCGGACGTGGGGCGGCTGCTCGAGGGCGCGGACGCGCTCTGCCTGGACGCGCAGTACACGCCGGACGAGTACTCGGGGAAGATCGGCATCCCGAAGAAGGGCTGGGGGCACTCGACGATGGTGGACGCGGCGCAGGTGGCCAAGGCGGTGGACGCCAAGCGGCTGCTGCTGTTCCACCATGATCCGGCGCACAACGACGACCTGGTGGAGAACATGGCCGAGGAGGCGCGTAACCACTTCTTCGCCACCGAGCCGGCCCGCGAGGGGAAGCGCATCCTGTTCGGGGCGGCCGCGAACGCGTAG
- a CDS encoding efflux RND transporter periplasmic adaptor subunit has product MGLVAAVAVVVALGTGCGKKEGEGAPAGGPPSGKAGGGGGGKGGGGGGGGGRGAMQFPVELAPVAIRDVEYVVGAVGSVEAFEQVQITARVAGVVERVAFSEGQVVKKGDVLAEIEPTRYSLAVDSAKAALEKAQATASEAQAGAQRRAAVNEQRPGLLPAEELETFQTRARTAAAEVSAAKAARDQAQLNLRDAYVRAPMEGVLQTRTIQTGQYVQPGYVLATLLRRDPLLVRFRVPEADVGRIKPGMTARFTVRSDSRTYSSKITHVAAAADDQSRMVAVTAEVSKEEADALRPGAFASVSVPVDTSKGAPVVPQTAVRPSERGFLAYVVEDGRARERVLELGLRTADGLVEVREGLKPGEQLVVRGAEALKDGAVVRVAEGAKPALTGEPRRPTDGGKSGGAGQ; this is encoded by the coding sequence ATGGGACTGGTGGCCGCGGTGGCCGTGGTGGTGGCCCTGGGCACCGGCTGCGGCAAGAAGGAGGGCGAGGGCGCCCCAGCGGGAGGTCCTCCTTCGGGCAAGGCCGGAGGTGGCGGGGGAGGCAAAGGCGGTGGCGGCGGAGGTGGCGGCGGCCGTGGCGCGATGCAGTTCCCCGTGGAGCTGGCGCCCGTGGCGATCCGGGACGTGGAGTACGTCGTCGGCGCCGTGGGCTCCGTGGAGGCCTTCGAGCAGGTCCAGATCACCGCGCGGGTGGCGGGCGTGGTCGAGCGCGTGGCCTTCAGCGAGGGGCAGGTGGTGAAGAAGGGCGACGTGCTGGCGGAGATCGAGCCCACCCGCTACAGCCTCGCGGTGGACTCGGCGAAGGCGGCCCTGGAGAAGGCGCAGGCCACGGCCTCGGAGGCCCAGGCGGGGGCTCAGCGCCGGGCTGCGGTGAACGAGCAGCGCCCGGGCCTGCTGCCCGCGGAGGAGTTGGAGACCTTCCAGACGCGGGCTCGCACGGCGGCGGCCGAGGTGAGCGCGGCGAAGGCGGCGCGGGATCAGGCCCAGCTGAACCTGCGGGACGCGTACGTGCGCGCTCCCATGGAGGGCGTGCTGCAGACGCGCACCATCCAGACGGGCCAGTACGTGCAGCCGGGCTATGTGCTGGCCACGCTGCTGCGCCGAGATCCGTTGCTCGTGCGCTTCCGCGTGCCCGAGGCGGATGTGGGGCGCATCAAGCCGGGCATGACGGCGCGATTCACGGTGCGATCGGACAGCCGCACATACAGTTCGAAGATCACCCACGTGGCAGCTGCGGCGGACGATCAGAGCCGCATGGTGGCGGTGACCGCGGAGGTGTCCAAGGAGGAGGCCGACGCGCTGCGGCCCGGGGCCTTCGCCTCGGTGAGTGTGCCCGTGGACACGTCCAAGGGCGCGCCCGTGGTGCCCCAGACAGCGGTGCGCCCCAGCGAGCGCGGCTTCCTGGCCTATGTGGTGGAGGATGGCCGGGCGCGGGAGCGGGTGCTGGAGCTGGGGTTGCGCACGGCGGATGGCCTCGTGGAGGTGCGCGAGGGCCTCAAGCCGGGTGAGCAGCTCGTGGTGCGCGGCGCGGAGGCGCTGAAGGACGGTGCCGTGGTTCGCGTGGCCGAGGGCGCGAAGCCCGCGCTCACCGGCGAGCCCCGCCGGCCCACGGATGGCGGCAAGAGTGGAGGCGCCGGACAATGA